GAGTAGTAGGGGTGCAAGACATAAATCAAGTTCCAAaaccatgaaaaatatttagttGCATAGATGTCTACTGACTTCATAATAACTAATCCTAATCTGATACCCAATTCCATGTAAAAGACTCATGAAAGTAGCTTGTCTCACATTACATATATAAGATAAGTAATCCCAAATTAGGAAGGTTGTAAACCAAAAATAAGTTATTAGCTAGCAactttttaataagaaaatctGTAGTGAAAATAGAAAATTTCTAAATAGTACTAAGACTCTAAATTCCATATGTAGgaaaatatattagaaaaatcCCTAATTCTATTTTTCTTGGATCGCATCAATAACTTATAATTTGGTTCTTCTGCTGTGAAAGTATATGTTGTCTTGATTTTTCAACTGCATGATCAAATGAAAGTGTCATAGTGCTCATATCAATGTATCTTTATAGCTGCTAATTGGCCGTATTTACTTATAGTGATTGGTAAGATGGTTATTATTGATTACGCATTTGAGATCCTGTGGTTGAAGCTTATGATGTAAATTCTAAAATTAGATATTTCATAGTTTATTGTACAAATGTAAATTTCTTTCTTGAGgttttcattttccttttccCTAAACTTAAATCTTATCATgtcattttgatgttgatggagtTAGGAGCTTTTGTAAATTTAAAACAACAATGGAGAGAAAAATTACTACTGCTTTACTAATAGAATTGAAAAATCCTCTCTTCGGTTGCAAGAAAAAcagaaatcaaatcaatctAGCTCAAGTTAGCCTAGCTACTACCGAGTGTCAACTATAAAATAACCCAGAAACATAAACCCTACACCCCAAACAGCTCTTATTTAAACTGTTAGCCATGATCATTCTCTGCATCAGGGACCAAATGGACTCTCTTCTGCATTTCCCTCTTAACTGCCCAACCTCCTGTCAGTTCTCTTCCAGCTGTCCCTTTTCTTGaatattcttctttttctaattCTTCCTATAATATACCTTCAGAGAATGAGAATTTTGGCCCATCATACCTGCCACATCAACACTACTTATATCATTGCCGACTCCTTTATGAATAACCTTGTCCTCAATTGAAAAATGGAAATTGATTGATCACATCAGTATAAGACATCCATGTGGCTTCTTTATTTGTCTTGCCTTTCCACTTATCAGCAATAACACAGTTTGTTTGCCATTCTCGTTCACAGACTTTTGTTCCTACACCTCTTCAAGCTCAATGAGGTCTTCAGCTACCTCTAATTCTAATTGTAAATCAGAGTCAATCGGATGTTTTCCCACCATTTTTTTATGTTGAGAAAAATGAAATATTGGTTTTATCTTTGCGGCAGCTAGTAACTGTAATTCATATGGCACTTTCCCCACCTTCTTTTCAATGATAAAGGGCCCAAAATAATGAGCAGCAAGTTTAGGACAGATAACCTGCCTCAAGGAAAGGATCACCCACCTCAAATTCTACGCCTCTACTATGCTTGTTGGCTGCTCTAACCATCTGTTGCTGTGCTCTTGATAAATTAGAAGCTAGTTGTTTCAAGTTTCAACAGCTCATCCCTTGTTGCCAACTCCTGTGCCACAACTTCAGCCTTAGTTTGTCCTGAAAAAAGTTGTTGAAGTTTTGGATGGTCTTGAGCATAAACTACTTTAAATGGAGACATGCCAGCTGGTGTGGTACCAATGCTCTACCCAAGGAAGCCATTTACTCGAGTTTTGAGGTTGTTCTGAAGAGAAACAATGAAGATATTTCTCCAACCCTTTGTTCAAAACCTCAGTTTGTCTGTCTATTTCTGAGTTGTATGTAGTGCTCATACGCAATTGGTGCCTTCTAAACAGAATAGTTTTGACCAGAAATGGCCGAGGAAAAGTGGATCTTTGTCGCTTACAATGGATCTCAGTATTCCATGAAGTTAAACTATTTCCTTTGGAAAAAATTTAGTTACAACTTTGGTAGTGTATGGATGGTGTAATCCTAAGAAATGCACATTGGAGAATTTTAGAGTATTTTTGTATTTCTCTCTTGATTTTTACAAGGATTTATATGCATATTTATACATAGAGGATTACAACTaaaaaggaagcaaataatcaaataattataaAGATAATTAATGATTCTCATTTGTATCCAAAATGAGTAATCAATCAAATCATATCACTAGAAATAAGCAAATAAGTCAATACtaccccctcaagttggtgcatagatgttgcacatgcccaacttgcaaattaGATTATGATAGGATCCAATATCCACAGACTCACTAATTACTGCTTGCATCTTGTaattactttcaatgggagattctgctggtttacaccccGACACACCAGTTTCCTCTAAAAGATCCAGAATATACTTTCTTTGAGGGATaaagattctttttttttctgatcTGGCCACCTCAATACTTAGAAAATATTGAAACTTTTCTAGATCTTTGATTTAATATTCTTGAGCCAACAACCCTTTTAGTTGTGTCATTTTATCTTTAtcatcacctgtcaccactatatcatcaacatacataaTAAGAAAggtgatcttacccttgtgATGTTTTTTAATAAACAAGGTATGGTTAGCATTACTCTGTTGGTAACTAAAAGATATTATGGTTTTGCTAAACTTGTCAAACCAAGCTTTGGGAGATTATTTTAGTCTATACAATACCTTTTTTAATTTGCATAtctttccttgtgtcttctcattAGCAAACTAACAAATTCAGGAGGGATCTCCATGAGCACCTCTTTTTCTAAGTATCTATGGAGGAATGTGTTCTTCACATTAAACTGCTGTAAGTCTCAGTTCAAGTTGGTTGCACAAGATAATAagactctgattgagttcattttgcaACTGGGACAAATGTTTCTTGATAATCCACTCTATAGAGTTAAGTGAAATCTTTAGCAACTAATCTGGCCTTAAACCATTCAATTGTGCTTAGCctcagctttgtgtttcactaTGAATACCCACTTACAGCCAACTAGTTTCTTCTTAGGTGGGAGAGAGACAAGCTCTCACGTCTCATTTTTTGTCGGTATTTTCATCActtcaatcattgctccctTCCATTTAGGATTTCCTATAGAATAGACACAAAAGAAATAGACAAAGCAAACGCTTTATAGAAGGGAGACAAGGAATCATAAATgtaaagttagaaatagggtgtttggtacatgatctgatGCATTTTCTTTGTGTGATGGGTTTATCTAAATTATTAGAGCATTCAAGAGTTGAGGATAACTCATcaaaagaagaggaggaagattATTGACCCTGAGTAGACTGTATAATGGCTTCTTTTACCCCATTTCTCCTTGAATATTTTCTCAAATCTGGCTTATCCAAACGTCCAATTCTTTCTCCTTGATCAGATGTCTCCCCCTGTTTACTAGAACTCTCCCTCTGAACCACATCATTCAAAATCATAGAATTAGGGATTATCTCTTCTTTCTCATTGTTCCCCTTCTAAAGAGCTGAGTGGGTGGTACTGAAGTAGGATTTAATTTATCTGAAGGTAACATCCATAGTGACAATAATTTCTAAATAGAGGGTGATAACACCTGGATGCCTTTTGTGTCGCAGAATACCCAATAAACACACATTTGGGCTTTTGGATCCAACTATACTAGCGAGaaagcaaacacacccaaatacttttggtggaacaatGTAGTTTTTTCCTTACAGAACCTCCGAAGGACTCATAAAGTTGAGGATCTTGAGAGATATTCGATTGATAAGATAAGATCGAGCTATCTCCATTAAATGTAGCAATTCCATTTTATacactagtataaggacaacttgTCTGGTGTACTATCCTATTGGACTCTAAATAAGCAGAAAATTGACTATTCACACATTCTCTTCCATTATcagttttcaaaatttttatcttaGCATCAAATCGAGTACAAATGAAAAGattaaaaacaagaaaaaacatcacttttagctttaatcaaatatacccaagtcattcgagtgcaacaatctattaaccatcgattaccagataAGGAGACAGTTTAAATAGGCCCCCAAATATTAGAATGAATAGTCACAAAAATGAATTTggcttttattatgactcaaaagATAGGAGTTTTTAGTGagcttagcatactcacaagcaacATAAAATAACGAACCAAATTGAGTTCTATCAAACAAATTGTGATAGAGTTTTCCTAAGACAAAAAGGATGGATGCCCTAACCGCctgtgccactgtattatttccAGGTTGACATTCTTATTCTCTCCAAAACAGACTTGAGATACCATAGAACTTGTATCACCTACCAACATGTATAAGTCATCGTACAGTCTACCATTGCCACCAATTCTCTTCTTTGTGTGAAGGTCCTGAACAATACAATAATCaataaagaattcaattttacagttaagagcATTATTGATAGCACTGGCAAataaaaggttgacaggaaaATGGGGAACATGGAAGACAAATGCTAATTTAACATTACGTGCATAAATAACAGAATATGTTCCAGATATAGGAATAAAAGAGCTATCAGCAACACTgtctttggttagagaagggaaataattgagaaaatttTTAGAAGAGCCTGTCAATTGCACCAGAATTAATAATCCATGGGATAATATCAAGAGAACGGTATTACCTGACTTTACAGAGTTTGAATTTTATTAGAGGAAAAAAACTCAGTAACAGTTGTCTCTTTAGAGCAAATTAACTTGAACTCTGGAGGTACCTCGTTTCTCCCATGGCCTCTAGTGGGACGACCATGTAACTTCTAGCAAGTCTCCTTAGTATGTCTTGATTTTTCATAATAATCACAATGCAAGTGATTTTTCTGAGAATTAGGAGGCTGCGGGGTGCTTAAACTAGTAGCTAACACAGCCTTTTCAACTGGTACAATATAGAGTATAGCATGTCGATGACATTTCTATTATTGAACCTGGACATATGTCTCTTTTAGTGAAGGAAAAGGGTCTTTATCCAAAACTTGGACCTAAATTGGATCATATTCATTAAACCCTGCAAGAACATCATAAATCTGCtcatttttaatcattttttggAATTTGACCGTATCTCTAGTACAGTCTACTTGAAAGTGCTGATTGTAGTTAAGTTCTTGCCATAAGCTGGGAGATGGTCATTTCTCTCTGCTTAGTGCCATGAATCTTGTTCCAAATATCATAAATTTAGGCATCATTTCCAATCTTCAAATAAGTCAAGGATAATACCTTTTATATCTTTGCAGCAGTATCAAGCAATAAATAGGATTTAGAGGTATGAGATTATATAGCGTTAAGCAACCATATTATAACAAGATAATTATTTGAGTTCCATTGAGAGAAATCCATATCACTCTCATATTGTTGCTTCTTCTTACTAGTGATATAACCCTGCAGTCCTCCAGTTTTGATAAACAATAAATAACACCTCGACCAAGCAAGGTAATTGTTTTCATCATATTTTATTGGACTAATTTGCAAGAAAGGGTTATCAGAATTAGGAATTGAGGCCTTTTTACTTTCTGCCATGGTAAAAAGAATGAATAGTGACCCAAGATTGTGGGCACAAGAGAGCCTAACCAAATCACCAAAGAACCAGCTAGCTGCAGGAGGTGGCCGGAAACAAGTCGGCAACAGCGTCGAAGCTTACTGTGCCAAGAGGCAGCGTTGGACAGAGCCTCACGCACTGGAAAGGAGCACGTGGGATTCCAGCGTCAAAGCGGGACAACCAGCCAACGACTTTGCTGGTGGCAACGGTGAGGTGAAAAGAGGCCCTAAGTAGCGCAGTACCAAAACAGTAGATCTAGGATTTGTAAATCCTAAAaggaaaaatttaaattaaaactctaaaattagaaaaaagctCTAATTCCATAAAGAATTTTGGAGAATTTTAGAGTATTATTATTTCTCTCTTGATCTAAACAAAGATTTATATGCCTATTTATACACAGAGGATTACAACTAAAAAGgaaacaaataatcaaataattacaAAGATAATTAAGGATTCTAATTTGTGTCTAGAATCAGTAATCAATCAAATCATATCACTAAAAATCAGCAAATAATTCAATACACATATTTTGTAAGACATCCACTACCAAGAAAATAGCATCCTCTCCATGAGACCTAGGAAGAGCAGTTATAAAGTCTAAGTAAATATCTTCCCAAACCTGAGATGGTATAGGCAAAGGCTGAAGCAGGCCGTCAGGTGAGGCTGTTTCATATTTATGCTTTTGATTGATTAAGCATTTGGCCACCATTTGCTGTGAAGTCTTCGACATTTCAGGCAAGTACAAATTAGAAGCTAACCTCTTGTAAGCATGAAAAGGACCCCAATACCCCCCCAAAGTAGAAGAATGAAATTCATTTACTAATAGTGGAATCCAAGCTGAAGTTGTAGGAATCACCAACCTGCCTTTGTAGAATAGTCTTCCTTGAATCCAAGAATAATTTGGATGTGTGGATGCATTTGACTATATATCTTGAATGATTTATGCAATTATGGGTCAGCTTGGATCTCCGTTTCAATTCCTCCCCAATCAATGCACTGAGGCAAGCTTATTGAATTTCACTCCATTTCCCCTTCCTTTCGAGAAAGCGCATCTGCTTCTGCATTGGATTTTCCTGGTTTGTatacaattttaaaattgtaaCCCAGTAGCTTTGCTACCCACTTCTGCTGGGTTGGAGTACAAATATGTTGCTCTAGAAGATTGCTTTAAGCTACTCTTATCAGTATAGACAATGAATTTCCTCCCTAACAGTTAGGGTCTCCAGTGCTACACTGCTAAAACCAGAGCCATCAACTCCATGTCATATGTTGACTTCTTTGGGGCAATGCTCTGCTGAAAAAGGCAAAGGCAATCTGGCGTTTATCTTTCACAACATTCCATTCGAGTCCTTGGACACAGTGATCTGGCAGGTTGGACCAAAAATGATAGAGTTAGGAGCTTTTGTAAAGTTAAAACAACAATGGAGAGAAAAATTACTACTGCTTTTACTGGTAGAACTGAAGCATACAGCAACCAAATCCTCTCTTCCAttacaagaaaagaaaaacaagaatCAAATCAATCTAGCTCAAGCTAGCCCAGCTACTGCTGAGTGCTGACTATAAAATAACCCAAAAACATAAACCCTACACCCCAAAAACTCTTATTTAAACTGGTAGCCATGATCATGCGCTGCATCAAGAGCCAAATGGACTCTCTTCCGCATTTCCCTCTAACTACCCAACCTCGTGTGGATTCTCTTCCAGCTGTCCCTTTTCTTGAATATTCTTCCTTTTGTAGTTCTTCCTATAACATACCTTTAGAAAATGAGGATTTTGGCCCATCATACCTGCCACATCAGCACTGCTTATATCAGACGTTATGTTTGACCTCCTTTCCATTAAGGGCCTCAACTGGAAACGATAGGTAGGTTTGCTTGCTacaagataattagtagcaatGTTGTACGTTCCTGGGAACATGTTTCTGAACCTTTCCATTTTCTTATAATGAATTCAGTTAGCTAAAGCAACTTGGATATATCTGGTCACTGGTTGAATTATTGATTATCAGAACAAACTACCTTTCATCCTGTGCCCCCGTTCTAATTGACTAAACAGTCTCGGCTAATCTTTGTTACTTTGTTTCATGATGTCCATCACAATTTCCTTTTTTTCATGTTTTGGTGTCAAATAAATTGTTTTCACTGGAAGTTTCTTAGTACTTACTGTCAGTGTTATGCTTGTATTTAGTGTATCAATAGTTGTCTTTGCCTCGCATTTTTAACGAATAATGGATTAATAACTTATTATAACGTAATGCAGTTAATACGGGTGgaaagcagagagaatttggagGAGTAGACAGTGGTGATGATCAGGCAGCACTGCTCAATCCTGGAAACAAACCATTGACACATGTCGTTCATGATGACTCCTTTAGGGAATTTGAATTTAGGCAGTATCTTTTTGCCTGCCAATCAAAGGTGTGGGAAACTGATAATCATTTAATAGGACAGTTAGTTCCAGAAGGCAATGTAGGTGTATTTTCTGTCAACTATTGGGATCTGCTTATGTAGGTTAATTATTGCTGCTTCCTTTTCAGGGGTTTATGAAATTGATTCCAAGCCATTTAGTGACTTTAACTGAAATTTGAATGTGTCAATAATCAATATGCATAAGTAGAATCTGTTcccaaaataaaaaaacactCAAGTGAATCCTGAATATCTGGCTGTATACATttattaaatgattaaatatttatgatcTATGTGTGTATGTTTGTATGTTTGTGGCTTTATGCTTGTATCTGTCCATACATATAAAGGAATTAGTGTTTTTTTCTGAATTCATGAGCACAATACTCAGAGACATGGAGGTATTCACACTCACAAGTAAAGCTAATTGTGGTACAAACTAATTCTTTATCTGCTTGTATAGTTACCTGTTTTAGCATTGTTTGCGGATTTGTACACAAAGACTTCATGGGCACAATACTCACAGACATGGAGGTGTTCACACACTCACAAATAAGCTAATTGTGGTACAAACTATTTCTGTATCTGCTTGTATATTTCCAGTTTTAGGCTTTTCAAAATTTGTAACATCCTCTAGTGTGCATTGAAGTAGATTTGAAATGCCAAAACTATTTGCTAGAGATGCCTTTGAGTAGTACAGTTAAACTGCTCTCGCACTAAACATGAGAGACTACTTATTATTAAATGTGTTAAGCTGCTGCTGTCTCTAAAAGTTCACATTAGTATTCATTGATTACCATTAGATTTTACTTTTCTCAGAGTACTGTTTGAGCCTGATGACATTTTATATTTGCATTGCAGCTTTTATTCAAGCTGAATCGACCCTTTGAGGTTGCATCAAGGGGTTATCAATTTGTAATCACCTTTTCTAAGGCCCTTATACTGCACGAGGTATTTGATGATGATTTCATGAAAGTCTTTTCATTGCTTACTAACATGGTATTGCTTCTGATCTATTTTCCTTCTACCTTTTCTCCTGTTATCATCTTCTCTTGAATTCTCTTAGAGTACATTGCCTTTTTGTCTGCGAGAAGTTTGGGTAATAAGTGCTTGCTTGGCTTTGATAAATGCTACTTCATCTCATTACAATGATGGAGTTGTGGCACCAGACATCGAAAAGGAGTTTTACCGTCTTCAGGGTGATCTCTATTCATTATGTCGAGTTAAGGTATTTCTTTTTCCTTGGAttgtttaataatttattctgttaaatttgggtcaggtctAACTCCCcccaaaaactagctcaagggggaggagtgcctatggccatacaaggggcacattaccccttttcaCAACCGACGTGGGATTCAGCATATTCTATTATGCAGCTATCTTCATGTGGACAACTGCTGATTAACAAAAATCcaaaaacaaaattattttcttgactCTATAAGAAACTACTATATCAGACACTTGCTACTAGGATTCTTCTTTCTCCATTATGTTGCCAGCTAGAGAAAGGGcttttaatgaaatgaaatTACAATTTTGGCAGTTCATGAGGCTTGCATATTTAATTGGATATGGAGCAGATATAGAAAGAAGTCCAGTCAACAGGTGAAAATCCAAACTTGAACTGCAAACTCACTTATGGCCTCTTGTTTAATTGGTCGCTTGGTCATTTATTTGgaaatttaaacttaaatatGTCAAATGGTATAATGACATTTGGTTGTGGGATATCTTACATTGTCTCTATGTTGTATTAATGACATTTGGTTATATGGGATATCTTACGTTGTCTCTATGTTGTATGTTCTCTTTCTCTTGTACAGTGCTTCACTCAGCATGCTTCCTTGGCCCAAACCTGCAGTTTGGCCTTCTCTTCCAGCAGACGCTTCTCCTCAGGTGCTTGCGAAAGAAAAGGTAAATTTTGATGTAGTTATTCAGATCTGGAGTTACAAAGGATAATGTGTCTGTATAATGAGGACCACATCATCAATATGCTTTCTTTTGTGGGCAATTCTTGTCGAGACCCAGTCCATGATGGACACAATACATAAACAAGTGGGTCCCATTTATTTTACATATGGGTCCCATCATTTGTTTGTGTCTTGTGTCCACTGTGACTGTGGACCGGGTCTAACCGTCTAAGTAAGTTTTTCCCTTCTTTTATATGATGAATTATCTAACTTCTGCTGGTTTTTCATGTGACAATCATGAAGTTTCTATACTATGGATGAATTTAAACTTAAGGGCCTTAAATGGCATGGCTTAGGTGATCCCTATTGGTGGCCAAACCAAATGGTCCGGACAATTAGGATGGGAATTTTATTTCTTCCTATtgaaagtaattttttctttaaatttctaGAAAAGTGTCATTAACCATTCTTATCTTTGTGTAGGTGATCCTTCAAGCTACTCCTAGAATTAAGCACTTTGGCATTCAAAGGAAATCATTGCCTCTTGAACCATCTATACTTCTGCGGGAGGCAAACAGGCGGAGGGCTTCCCTTTCTGCTGGGAACATGTTTGAAGTGTTTGATGGTCGCTCAAGCTTGATTGATGGGTAATGATTTCAAGGATAGAAGTCTATATTGAtatttgttattaaataaatatttgatgCAATAGTAACTGTTTTCCTTTATCTGGGTGtttcaaattttaatgtatttgatgtctATTGACAGATCAACTTCAGATGCTTCAAGGACATCTCCAGTACAAAAAGCAAAGACAATTTCCATGTCGCGGACAAACTCTTCACCTGGCAATTTTGATGGGGCAATGGATCGACCTATGAGACTTGCTGAGATTTATGTTGCTGCTGAGCATGCTCTTGAGCATACAATTTCTAATGCTGATCTATGGAAATCCTTGTCATCTTTAGAGGAATTTGAGGTATCAAAGTTAACTACATACAGACACACATCTTCCCTAGTTCCACATGCAagactttcttttttttgttgttgataTCAGCACTGTGGGATTTCTCATGTTCAAGTTTCATCCTTCATCCAATCAAATTATTTACACTTGTAAAAAAGTATAGAATAGCCTAACTAATAACGCATCCTTGACATCCTAACTCCTAtgtcccttttttttttgtggagGAGTGCAATTGCTCATCGGCTTTTTTCACATAGAACCCTAGAATTCTTTTTTCCATCTACCCAGAAACCAATTTTTGCTTTGCATTTGTGTTGTGAATTGCTCAAGCTGAACTAGAATCAATTAACATAAGATTTTTGGATACTAGATGATCCCAAAATGCTGAGGGAAAAATAATAGTAAGCAATTTTTGTACAAGATTTTCAAGCTGTAACATTCTTAGAATTTCCATTCATTTTAAGTAGAATACAACTTCATCAGGTGTAGAAAATTTGGATGCCACCTTAGAAAGAATCAAATGGCAATTGCCGTTCAAACCTAATTAAATGAAGGAAGAAAGGGGAAAAAACTCACTCGAACTAATCAACTGCAGTAGCAGCAAGATGGAAAGACTCAGCTTAATACAAACTGTTGAGGATTCTAATTTTTTGACCAAAATGTTTTCAGTGGAGCTCATAAGTGCTTTGGGCTTCCACAAGAATCTCTAACCTTGACATGGAAGCATCGGTCTCTGCAGGCCATGATTTTGAGAGGTTATCTACTTTTGATTAAAGTTGTTGTTCATTGATGTGTGGTGACCTGTTTATGTTATTAGTTGTGAATATCGATGTTAAGGGTTATAATGTTATATTGCAATCACACTTTTGTCCTAAAATTTTATAGGCTTCCAATCCAATGCCATCCCTCGGGAAATTTGCTTGATTATTTGGATTTTTTCAAGGCATTTGATATGTTCTGGATATTTGGAACTCCATCACAAAGTGGTTGTGTATGGTTAATTACTGGGTGAACTTGGTCTGTAAATTTTTTTCAATGGATTTCAGATTGTGAAATAACTTGTGTACATGAGAGAGGGCCTCTTTTTGGGTcatttttaatagaaatttaCCTGAGAAAAGGATGAAGAAGTTTAAGTACAGCTGACAGACTATAGTTTTGCTTTGCTAAAGTTGAATTTTTTTGCTGCTAATAATATCCCACCAGTGTCAACTGGCTTTCAGAATTTGAGTAGAAATGAAGAGTGGTACTTGTAGTGCATGAGGGATTAAATTCATGAAgaatttaagttatttttagGTAGCAACTCCTTGTACTTCTATGATTAAAGTGGATGTGCTCCTTAAACTTGACTTTTTTTCTAGGAGATTGAAGTGTTAAACTAAGCTCTTCACATCACAGCTTTCACATCACTGTTTGAAGTTATTCTTTGTGGTTGAATCTATTACTTCTCTGTTATGTATTACTTACCTTTGTAGAGTTTATTTTTCTTGTCATCATCGCAGCAAAAATATCTTGAGCTGACCAAAGGGGCTGCTGATAATTACCATCGCTCCTGGTGGAAAAGGCACGGGGTGGTCCTTGATGGTGAAATAGCTGCAGTTTGCTTCAGGCATGGAAACTTTGATCTGGCTGCAAAGTCATATGAGAAAGTTTGTGCGCTATATAATGGTGAAGGATGGCAGGAGTTACTGGCTGATGTCCTGCCAAATCTAGCCGAGTGTCAGAAGATGCTGAATGATCAAGCTGGCTACTTATCATCCTGTGTGAGACTGCTGTCTCTAGACAAAGTTTTATTCTCAACCAAGGAGCGTCAAGCATTTCAGGCGGAGCTTGTTCGTCTTGCGCACAGTGAGATGAAGGATCCTGTGCCTTTAGATGTCTCATCGCTAATTACATTTTCTGGAAACCTTGGACCTCCTTTGGAGTTATGTGATGGGGATCCTGGTACTCTCTCTGTAACTGTTTGGAGTGGCTTTCCTGATGATATAACTCTTGATTCTCTTAGCCTGACTTTGATGGCTACATTTAATGCTGATGAAGGTGCTAAGGTATGATTTTCCCAGAGTAAAACATTCTCATTTCTGTGGAATTTCAGTATTAGTATGTTGTTAGCTATACCATTTTCATAACTCATCATTTAAGAATTTTGTCTGATATTTTAGGCATTATGGAGCTCTACTGCCATTGTGCTAAAGCCTGGTAGGAACACAATTACCCTTGCTTTACCTCCACAGAAGCCTGGTTCCTATGTCTTGGGTGTTCTTACTGGTCGGATAGGGCAATTGAGGTTTAGATCACATAGTTTTTCCAAGGGTGGCCCAGCAGACAGTGATGATTTTATGAGTTATGAAAAGCCAACTAGGCCTATCTTGAAGGTAATGTTTCTCATATAATCCAGGAAACATCATAGGTAGAGCCTAGAGGGGTTTTTTTTTCTTGGTAATTGGTCCTGTGATGATTTATGCCAAGAGATATCCTTTTGCCAATGATTCTGACACTGCTGTTTCTTTTGTGTGGTATGCGAATTGAACAGTCACATTGTGATGCTGTAGATGACCAAGGACTAAACTGGTCATCCATTTTGGCTGGCATGTGTGCGTCATATTAATCCTCTAATAGCGCCTTTCTTTTCTTAGGTTTTCAAACCGAGACCTTTGGTTGATCTCACTGCAGCTGTTTCATCTGCTTTGCTAATAAATGAAACTCAGTGGGTTGGGATTATAGTGCGGCCCATTGACTACTCTCTCAAAGGCGCCGTCTTGCACATTGATACTGGTCCAGGGCTTAAGATTGAAGAATCACATGCCATTGAGATGGAGAGCTGTGCTAACATATCACAAAGTGCTCCTGGCATTTCAAACTTGAATGGCTCTCAAAAAAA
The genomic region above belongs to Manihot esculenta cultivar AM560-2 chromosome 3, M.esculenta_v8, whole genome shotgun sequence and contains:
- the LOC110610996 gene encoding trafficking protein particle complex II-specific subunit 130 homolog isoform X2 encodes the protein MANYLAQFQTIKNSCDHIVIAVEDVSDLWPNIKDRFEEHLPFKRACLNNKTRNLVFVENLPAEFILTTDARLRSRFPQEQSLFWFREPYATVVLVTCEDLDEFKTILKPRLKLIVQNDEREWFIVFVCRAHPSNDNATKMAKKVYAKLEVDFNTKKRERCCKFDIHGANFWEDLESKIIECIKNTLDRRVQFYEDEIRKLSEQRFMPVWNFCNFFILKESLAFMFEMAYLHEDALREYDELELCYLETVNTGGKQREFGGVDSGDDQAALLNPGNKPLTHVVHDDSFREFEFRQYLFACQSKLLFKLNRPFEVASRGYQFVITFSKALILHESTLPFCLREVWVISACLALINATSSHYNDGVVAPDIEKEFYRLQGDLYSLCRVKFMRLAYLIGYGADIERSPVNSASLSMLPWPKPAVWPSLPADASPQVLAKEKVILQATPRIKHFGIQRKSLPLEPSILLREANRRRASLSAGNMFEVFDGRSSLIDGSTSDASRTSPVQKAKTISMSRTNSSPGNFDGAMDRPMRLAEIYVAAEHALEHTISNADLWKSLSSLEEFEQKYLELTKGAADNYHRSWWKRHGVVLDGEIAAVCFRHGNFDLAAKSYEKVCALYNGEGWQELLADVLPNLAECQKMLNDQAGYLSSCVRLLSLDKVLFSTKERQAFQAELVRLAHSEMKDPVPLDVSSLITFSGNLGPPLELCDGDPGTLSVTVWSGFPDDITLDSLSLTLMATFNADEGAKALWSSTAIVLKPGRNTITLALPPQKPGSYVLGVLTGRIGQLRFRSHSFSKGGPADSDDFMSYEKPTRPILKVFKPRPLVDLTAAVSSALLINETQWVGIIVRPIDYSLKGAVLHIDTGPGLKIEESHAIEMESCANISQSAPGISNLNGSQKNCPLASSTEPEQLTLHDGRIEFSDWASDINSVIWIPVLAISDTLPKGSSSVNPQRQSIVDGMRTVALKLEFGASHNQIFERTIAVHFTDPFHVSTRVVDKCNDGTLLLQVILHSQVKASLTIYDAWLELQDGFVHTGQGNGRPTSSFFPLVISPTSKAGILFSICLGSTTGEDELEARKPETESILNIRYGISGERTIGAHPPVAVGSIRAEVARQDLIFKSALVLQRPVLDPCLAVGFLPLPSAGLRVGQLVTMKWRIERLKGFGGDETSENSGEVLYEVSANSENWMIAGRKRGHVSLSTEQGSRIVISILCVPLVAGYVRPPRLGLPNVNESNISSNPPGPHLVCVMPPVLSSSFCIPA